A section of the Candidatus Nitrosacidococcus sp. I8 genome encodes:
- a CDS encoding UbiA prenyltransferase family protein, whose amino-acid sequence MINHLIKLARPYQYTKNLFIFLPAFFGFQITNIETFTKAAIAFIGFSLIASAIYIFNDWIDREEDARHPQKYTRPLASGQITISTAFGFLGLLLLSGGYILWSLSLNTLLITFIYLILNLTYSLKLKHIAIIDVIIIASGFVIRLFIGAEATQVMLSHWIIVMTFLLALFLSLAKRRDDVLIYLNTDQKLRKVIDGYNLQFLDLSMIMCASIVILAYILWSISAEVALRLHTDNLYLTSVFVLLGVLRYMQITFVEERSGNPSKILLRDLFIQLTLIGWIGAFIWILYI is encoded by the coding sequence ATGATTAACCATCTTATAAAACTTGCTAGACCCTACCAGTACACGAAAAATCTATTTATTTTTCTACCTGCTTTTTTTGGATTCCAAATCACTAATATAGAAACCTTCACAAAAGCAGCGATTGCTTTTATTGGTTTTTCCCTCATTGCCAGCGCTATATATATATTTAACGACTGGATAGATAGAGAAGAAGATGCCCGTCATCCACAAAAATATACCCGCCCCCTTGCATCAGGACAAATAACGATTTCTACTGCTTTTGGTTTTTTGGGCCTACTTTTATTAAGCGGTGGATATATTTTATGGTCACTATCCTTAAATACTTTATTAATCACATTTATCTACTTAATTTTAAATCTTACTTATAGCCTTAAACTAAAACACATTGCCATTATTGACGTAATCATTATCGCTTCGGGTTTTGTAATTCGTCTTTTTATAGGTGCAGAGGCTACTCAAGTGATGCTATCTCACTGGATCATTGTGATGACTTTTTTACTAGCACTTTTTTTATCTCTGGCAAAACGGCGAGATGATGTCCTCATTTACCTAAATACGGATCAAAAACTCCGTAAAGTGATTGATGGGTACAATTTACAATTTCTTGATTTATCCATGATCATGTGTGCTTCAATTGTAATTCTAGCCTATATCTTATGGTCTATTTCTGCTGAAGTTGCACTGAGATTACATACCGATAATTTATATCTAACCTCTGTTTTTGTGTTGCTTGGTGTGCTTCGCTATATGCAAATTACTTTTGTAGAAGAAAGAAGTGGTAATCCCTCCAAAATACTACTGCGTGATTTATTCATCCAGCTTACTTTAATAGGGTGGATAGGTGCATTTATTTGGATTTTATATATATAA
- a CDS encoding RNA-binding S4 domain-containing protein — protein MAEDEKIRIDKWLWAARFFKTRSLASEAVSGGKVHLNHQRAKSSHRVNIGDHLLIRREQFEYEIEVLNLSKQRRSALDAATLYQETEQSQAKRQALATQLKEERAHLGISTQGRPSKKDRRQIIRFIRKSE, from the coding sequence ATGGCTGAAGATGAAAAAATCCGTATTGATAAATGGCTCTGGGCAGCAAGATTTTTTAAAACCCGTAGCCTTGCCTCAGAAGCAGTCAGTGGTGGTAAAGTACACCTTAATCATCAGCGAGCTAAATCTAGTCATAGAGTAAACATTGGGGATCATCTCTTAATTCGCCGTGAGCAGTTTGAGTATGAAATTGAAGTTCTTAATCTTTCTAAACAGCGACGATCTGCACTTGATGCTGCAACTTTATATCAAGAAACGGAGCAAAGCCAAGCTAAAAGACAAGCACTTGCAACTCAGCTTAAAGAAGAACGAGCCCATTTAGGAATATCTACCCAAGGGCGACCCTCTAAGAAAGATCGGCGGCAAATTATTCGTTTTATTCGAAAAAGCGAATAA
- a CDS encoding hydrolase yields the protein MIISSDFQAPWWLSNSHLQTIWGARFRTRPKTLLLWERLELPDGDFLDLTWSGQGKSPIVVILHGLEGSYRSRYASGILAAIAHQGWRGVLMHFRGCSGEPNRLNRGYHSGDTADFQTVLNILQEREPNTPLAAIGYSLGGNVLLKWLGTQIKQNYLKSAVGISVPFDLQQAAQQLAQKDSKIYQISLIRVLKHSMHRKFSNKNCPFNLKALRKVQTFEEFDNLVTAPLHGFRDAYDYWQQSSCKQFLAKIKTPTLILHSKDDPFLPQTAIPSEADLSDSVQLELSQQGGHVGFVSGSFPWNMEYWLDQRIIRFLQTYLG from the coding sequence ATGATTATTTCAAGTGATTTTCAAGCTCCTTGGTGGCTTTCAAATTCGCATTTACAAACTATTTGGGGGGCACGGTTTCGTACTCGTCCGAAAACTTTACTTTTATGGGAGCGTTTAGAGCTCCCTGATGGAGATTTTTTAGATCTCACTTGGAGCGGGCAAGGAAAGAGCCCTATTGTTGTGATTCTTCATGGATTAGAGGGATCCTATCGTTCTCGATATGCTTCTGGAATTTTAGCAGCCATTGCTCATCAAGGATGGCGAGGTGTATTAATGCACTTTCGGGGGTGCAGTGGAGAGCCTAATCGCCTAAATCGGGGCTATCATTCAGGAGATACGGCAGATTTTCAAACCGTACTTAATATTCTGCAAGAAAGAGAGCCTAATACCCCACTTGCCGCTATTGGTTATTCTTTGGGTGGAAATGTACTCCTGAAATGGTTGGGCACTCAAATTAAACAAAATTATTTAAAAAGTGCGGTTGGGATTTCAGTTCCTTTTGATCTGCAGCAAGCTGCACAGCAGCTTGCTCAAAAAGATTCAAAAATATATCAAATTTCTTTAATTAGAGTACTCAAGCACTCTATGCATCGTAAATTTTCTAATAAAAATTGTCCCTTCAACCTAAAGGCTTTAAGAAAAGTACAGACATTTGAAGAGTTTGATAACTTAGTAACTGCCCCACTTCATGGATTTAGAGATGCCTATGATTATTGGCAACAATCTAGCTGCAAACAATTTTTAGCTAAAATAAAAACACCTACCCTTATCCTTCATAGTAAAGACGATCCTTTCTTGCCTCAAACAGCTATTCCTTCAGAGGCAGATCTTTCCGATTCAGTACAATTAGAGCTAAGCCAACAAGGGGGGCATGTAGGGTTTGTCAGTGGTAGCTTTCCATGGAATATGGAATATTGGCTAGATCAGAGAATTATCCGTTTTTTACAAACTTATTTGGGATAA
- the acs gene encoding acetate--CoA ligase, with protein sequence MNKENIESILHEKRIFFPSSEFSAAAHISSKDALHAIRSTANRDFESFWATQAKTELTWHQEFDTVLDRSNPPFYGWFIEGTLNVSFNCIDRHLETNGGKIAIISERESGEVTTLTYRQLYQRVCRFANVLKNQGIGIGDRVVIYLPMISEAIIAMQACARIGAIHSVVFGGFSAEALKDRIENTGAKLLITADSGYRGGKIIPLKTAADKALAKGCTTIEQVIVLKCTNQSITIEQGRDIWWHEAEANVHDQCTPTWVNAEHPLFILYTSGSTGKPKGIQHSSAGYLLGTITTMKWVFDIRHEDIFWCTADVGWITGHSYVAYGPLAVGATMVIYEGAPSFPDGGRFWKICQNHGVSIFYTAPTAIRLFMKMGKEIPESYDLSRLRLLGSVGEPINPEAWIWYHQVIGQGRCPIVDTWWQTETGVHMIAPVPGAVPTKPGSCTLPLPGICAAIMDEEGNLVTSSHEGGHLVITQPWPSMVRTIWGDNQSYYDIYWGKFKGKYYLAGDSAHLDEDGYFWILGRDDDILNVAGHRLGTMEIESALVAHPQVAEAAVIGRPDKIKGEAILAYITLKSIENLDEEKQNLLTQELKTWVSHQIGSIARPDEIKFVDNLPKTRSGKIMRRLLRSISRGETITQDISTLESESTLAQSSQPKS encoded by the coding sequence ATGAACAAAGAAAATATTGAATCCATCTTACACGAAAAACGCATTTTTTTCCCCTCCTCAGAATTTTCGGCAGCTGCGCATATCTCGAGCAAAGATGCTTTACATGCAATTCGTAGCACTGCAAATAGGGATTTTGAAAGTTTTTGGGCAACTCAAGCGAAAACAGAGCTGACTTGGCACCAAGAGTTTGATACGGTCCTAGATAGAAGTAATCCTCCTTTTTATGGCTGGTTTATAGAAGGTACTTTAAATGTTTCTTTTAACTGTATAGATCGCCATCTTGAAACAAATGGAGGGAAAATTGCCATTATCTCTGAGAGAGAATCTGGGGAAGTCACTACTCTAACTTACCGTCAATTATATCAACGAGTTTGCCGCTTTGCTAATGTGCTTAAAAATCAAGGAATAGGTATAGGAGATCGGGTAGTCATTTACCTACCCATGATATCTGAAGCCATTATCGCTATGCAGGCTTGTGCCCGAATTGGTGCCATTCATTCTGTAGTATTCGGAGGATTTTCTGCCGAAGCTTTAAAAGATCGGATTGAAAATACCGGCGCTAAACTACTCATTACTGCCGATAGTGGTTATCGAGGTGGCAAAATTATTCCCTTAAAAACAGCTGCTGATAAAGCCTTAGCTAAGGGATGCACTACTATTGAGCAAGTGATTGTGCTCAAGTGTACGAATCAAAGTATTACTATAGAACAGGGGCGAGATATTTGGTGGCATGAGGCTGAGGCAAATGTTCATGATCAATGTACGCCTACTTGGGTGAATGCAGAACATCCTCTTTTTATCCTCTATACTTCCGGATCTACAGGTAAACCTAAAGGGATTCAACATAGCAGTGCAGGTTATTTATTAGGCACTATTACCACCATGAAGTGGGTATTTGATATTCGCCATGAGGATATTTTTTGGTGCACTGCAGATGTAGGCTGGATTACAGGTCATAGTTATGTTGCCTATGGTCCCCTTGCGGTAGGTGCAACTATGGTGATTTATGAGGGGGCACCCTCTTTTCCTGATGGGGGGAGATTCTGGAAAATTTGCCAAAATCATGGGGTAAGTATTTTCTATACTGCCCCTACTGCTATTCGGTTATTTATGAAAATGGGTAAGGAAATACCCGAATCTTATGATCTTTCACGATTAAGATTACTCGGATCGGTAGGAGAGCCTATTAATCCAGAAGCTTGGATATGGTATCACCAAGTGATTGGTCAAGGACGCTGCCCCATTGTAGATACCTGGTGGCAAACAGAAACAGGGGTTCATATGATTGCACCTGTGCCGGGGGCTGTACCTACAAAACCGGGTTCCTGCACCCTGCCCTTACCAGGTATTTGTGCTGCTATTATGGATGAAGAAGGCAATCTAGTAACTTCTTCCCATGAAGGGGGACATTTGGTGATTACTCAACCATGGCCCTCTATGGTGCGTACTATTTGGGGAGATAACCAAAGTTACTATGATATTTACTGGGGTAAATTTAAAGGTAAATACTATCTTGCTGGAGATAGTGCTCATTTAGATGAAGATGGGTATTTTTGGATTCTAGGCAGAGATGATGACATCTTAAATGTGGCAGGTCATCGTTTGGGTACGATGGAAATTGAATCAGCACTAGTTGCTCACCCTCAAGTGGCAGAAGCGGCTGTTATTGGTCGTCCTGATAAGATTAAAGGGGAGGCTATTCTTGCTTATATTACCTTAAAAAGTATTGAAAACTTGGATGAGGAAAAACAAAACCTTTTAACACAAGAGTTAAAAACTTGGGTTTCTCACCAAATAGGTTCTATTGCTCGACCAGATGAAATTAAGTTTGTCGATAACCTACCTAAAACCCGATCAGGGAAAATTATGCGCCGCTTATTACGCTCTATCAGTCGAGGAGAGACGATTACCCAAGATATTTCTACTTTAGAGAGCGAGAGTACGCTTGCTCAAAGTTCTCAGCCAAAGTCTTAG
- a CDS encoding peroxiredoxin, with protein sequence MSVLVTQSAPNFTAPAVMADGTIKENFHLSDFRGKYVVLFFYPLDFTFVCPSEVLAHNSRLGEFKKRNVEVIGVSIDSQFSHHAWRNTPVAQGGIGKVGFPLVADVTHEITRTYGIEHPDGVALRASFLIDGDGVVQHQVVNNLPLGRSVDEMLRLIDALQFTEEHGEVCPAGWHKGDEAITPTAEGVAQYLAKNAANL encoded by the coding sequence ATGAGCGTACTTGTAACCCAAAGTGCCCCTAACTTTACTGCCCCGGCAGTGATGGCAGATGGAACCATTAAAGAAAATTTTCATCTTTCCGATTTTCGTGGTAAATACGTAGTCCTGTTTTTCTATCCCTTAGATTTTACTTTTGTGTGCCCTTCAGAAGTACTTGCCCATAATAGTCGTTTAGGTGAATTTAAAAAGCGCAATGTGGAAGTCATTGGTGTATCCATTGATTCTCAGTTTAGCCATCACGCATGGCGTAATACCCCAGTGGCTCAAGGTGGAATTGGAAAAGTTGGGTTTCCTTTAGTGGCTGATGTAACCCATGAAATCACTAGAACTTATGGGATAGAACATCCTGATGGGGTTGCACTAAGAGCTTCTTTCCTAATTGATGGAGATGGTGTTGTACAACACCAAGTTGTAAATAATTTACCTTTAGGTCGCTCTGTTGACGAAATGCTTCGCTTGATTGACGCACTTCAATTTACCGAAGAACATGGAGAGGTATGTCCTGCTGGCTGGCATAAGGGTGATGAAGCAATTACTCCTACTGCAGAAGGAGTGGCTCAGTATTTAGCTAAGAACGCCGCTAATTTATAA
- the dksA gene encoding RNA polymerase-binding protein DksA produces the protein MAVSKKKSSDQPDIKRAPYKRSPGEEYMGKNQMNYFRQVLQDWKQQLIEEVSRTVHHMQDEAMNFPDPNDRASQEEEFTLELRARDRERKLITKINQCLKHLDHGEYGYCETCGAEIGIKRLEARPTATLCIDCKTLDEIREKQQY, from the coding sequence ATGGCCGTAAGTAAAAAAAAGAGCTCAGATCAGCCTGATATTAAGCGCGCTCCCTATAAGCGGAGCCCGGGTGAAGAGTATATGGGCAAAAATCAAATGAACTATTTTCGCCAAGTGTTGCAAGACTGGAAACAACAGCTTATAGAAGAGGTCAGTCGTACAGTGCATCATATGCAAGATGAAGCAATGAATTTTCCAGATCCAAACGATAGAGCCTCTCAAGAGGAGGAGTTTACTCTAGAGCTACGAGCACGAGATAGAGAACGTAAACTCATCACAAAAATAAATCAGTGTTTAAAACATTTAGATCATGGTGAATATGGCTACTGTGAAACCTGCGGTGCAGAAATAGGAATTAAGCGCTTAGAGGCAAGGCCTACCGCAACTCTATGTATCGATTGTAAAACTTTAGATGAAATCAGAGAAAAACAACAGTATTAA
- a CDS encoding HAD family hydrolase codes for MKLRGLIFDVDGTLAETEREGHRVAFNQAFKESGLDWYWGTRLYGTLLRISGGKERILHYVNQYQPNFIPPIAIDEFITQLHQIKNQYYLQLLKEGKIPFRPGIARLISETKTKGLKLGIATTTTEENVIGLLQAHFGDEGPKWFDCIAAGDMVRNKKPASDIYYYCLQKLGLNANQCIAFEDSENGVKAAIGAQIKTIVTVNDYTKNENFSGATLILDHLGDPQFPTKIPNEENLDYVATDFLMRLFTE; via the coding sequence ATGAAACTGAGAGGATTAATTTTTGATGTAGATGGTACCCTAGCAGAAACAGAACGAGAGGGACACCGAGTTGCATTTAATCAAGCATTTAAGGAATCGGGCTTAGATTGGTATTGGGGCACTAGACTTTATGGCACGCTTTTAAGAATAAGTGGAGGAAAAGAACGTATTCTTCATTATGTAAATCAGTATCAGCCTAATTTTATTCCCCCTATTGCCATTGATGAATTTATTACTCAGCTTCATCAGATCAAAAATCAATATTATCTTCAATTACTTAAAGAGGGAAAAATTCCTTTTCGTCCTGGCATTGCTCGCTTGATTTCCGAAACTAAAACAAAGGGCTTAAAACTTGGGATTGCAACCACGACTACTGAAGAAAATGTAATAGGCTTACTACAAGCTCATTTTGGAGACGAAGGACCTAAATGGTTTGATTGTATTGCTGCAGGAGATATGGTGAGAAATAAAAAACCTGCCTCTGATATTTATTATTACTGCTTACAAAAATTAGGGCTGAATGCAAACCAATGTATTGCTTTTGAAGATTCAGAAAATGGTGTTAAAGCAGCGATAGGTGCTCAAATTAAAACTATTGTGACTGTGAATGACTATACCAAAAATGAAAATTTTTCTGGAGCAACTTTAATACTAGATCATTTAGGCGATCCTCAATTTCCTACAAAGATACCCAATGAAGAAAATCTCGACTATGTAGCTACTGATTTTTTAATGAGACTATTTACAGAATAA
- a CDS encoding PEP-CTERM sorting domain-containing protein — MVFQGSQSEVAAAPYLSGDNGNNFGNNPSTGQDNSPYLVAGAGGAGNTITFNFSQGQMYLGLLWGSVDNSNVLKFYDGSTYIGEVTGSELNSITKNSDNQGLNGTVYANINSDTAFNRVVAIGNSPSFEFDNMAFSQHNVDIPEPGVLGLLGLGLLLMSLTPSNRRNSMSNSMIA, encoded by the coding sequence ATGGTTTTCCAAGGTTCACAATCTGAGGTAGCTGCTGCTCCCTATTTATCCGGTGATAATGGTAATAACTTTGGTAATAACCCATCCACTGGTCAAGATAATTCACCTTATCTCGTTGCAGGTGCCGGTGGTGCTGGAAATACGATTACTTTTAATTTTAGCCAAGGGCAAATGTATTTAGGATTATTATGGGGATCGGTAGATAATAGTAACGTACTAAAGTTTTATGATGGAAGCACTTATATTGGTGAGGTTACAGGATCTGAGTTAAATTCAATTACTAAAAATTCAGACAACCAAGGATTAAATGGTACTGTCTATGCCAATATTAATTCAGATACCGCATTTAATAGGGTGGTAGCAATAGGTAATTCACCTTCCTTTGAATTTGATAATATGGCTTTTAGTCAACATAATGTAGATATACCAGAACCCGGTGTTTTAGGGTTATTAGGGTTAGGGTTGCTTTTAATGAGTTTAACTCCTTCTAATCGGAGAAATTCTATGAGTAATAGTATGATTGCTTAA
- a CDS encoding PEP-CTERM sorting domain-containing protein encodes MTYRACTALLMITGSLFAFTVNATPLTVSSSIGGAPTESGIFYENFDSLPIGTYGTPTNTVAYNLSNGLSVDFNGGMVFQGSQSGVAAAPYLSGNNSDNFENIASTGQDNSPYLVAGAGGSQNTITFNFSQGQMYLGLLWGSVDHDNTLSFYDSNNNLIGTVTGSAVLTSANGNQGINGTTYVNISSNIAFNKVVASSTSPSFELDNMAFKASTTVPEPTILGLFGLGLLLMGVAPFNQRNAISSMIA; translated from the coding sequence ATGACTTACCGTGCTTGCACTGCATTATTGATGATTACTGGATCTTTATTTGCATTCACTGTAAATGCGACACCACTCACTGTAAGTTCTTCTATTGGAGGCGCACCTACTGAAAGTGGTATTTTTTATGAGAACTTTGATTCACTCCCTATTGGTACCTATGGCACCCCTACTAATACTGTTGCCTATAACTTAAGTAATGGTCTTTCCGTAGATTTTAATGGTGGTATGGTTTTCCAAGGTTCACAATCTGGGGTAGCTGCTGCTCCTTATTTATCAGGTAATAATAGTGATAACTTTGAAAATATCGCATCAACCGGTCAAGATAATTCACCTTATCTAGTTGCAGGTGCTGGCGGATCTCAAAATACGATTACTTTTAATTTTAGCCAAGGGCAGATGTATTTGGGCTTATTATGGGGATCTGTAGATCATGATAATACATTAAGTTTTTACGACTCAAATAATAATTTGATCGGTACAGTGACTGGATCAGCTGTATTAACATCAGCCAATGGGAATCAGGGTATAAATGGTACTACTTATGTCAATATTAGCTCAAATATTGCATTTAATAAGGTTGTAGCATCGAGCACAAGCCCTTCCTTTGAGCTTGATAATATGGCTTTCAAAGCTAGTACAACTGTGCCAGAACCAACTATTCTAGGATTATTTGGATTAGGATTACTCTTAATGGGTGTGGCTCCTTTTAATCAGAGAAATGCTATAAGTAGTATGATTGCTTAG
- a CDS encoding type III restriction-modification system endonuclease encodes MIDLFKGMERCTSSFTMPQASTYDSFGRQRFDFSSQGLANRLTLTADELLASLQQAQQKYGLKPTENLNKNSLHYTVEMETGTGKTYVYLRTIYELYATYGMTKFIIVVPSIAIKEGVKKTIEITREHFISLYKETRCDAFIYDSGNLEQVRNFAESSHIQIMVINIDAFRKSFTDPSQEETKANIIHRTHDRLEGLKPIDLIAQTHPVVIIVDTTPKSAEAIGSLHPLFTLRYSATHRDQHLPIYKLDAVDAYQKKLVKQIAVLSVLSQDDHNRAYIKLLDTRNSRGVCEAQVEYDSATKTGKVKRDKKWLKQGADLYELTKRDLYEGYIIKDINVQPGDEWIDFTSKPEIITLGQSIGSSDDLALKRLQIRSTIETHLDRELQLNPKGIKVLSLFFIDKVVNYRAYDPAGNLCLGSYGKIFEEEYLKISQHLKYQSLFKEIAINQIHDGYFAIDKKKKAKDTKGNTQDDESAYDLIMKDKERLLSMEEPLRFIFSHSALREGWDNPNVFQICTLNETGSTIKKRQEIGRGLRLAVDQSGLRVSDNNFNINTLTVIANESYESFAEQLQKEIEEEGSIKFGIIESHTFANLAISADGEEIDYLGTERSEQLWDHFKKKGLINAEGKIQDSLKIRLRDNTLCHELPEDLQKFAPEITTLLQKIAGGLEIKDARKYFTATPKKEVILGEDFTQLWDRIKYKTTYQVDFDLSKLIIDCATELQQRVISKPKLTTQLSEIEIKRSGVHGKGIREDLQTYDIQYENLPDILSYLQNETQLTRKTLVNILIKSEKLADFKKNPQKFTENILHIIQRKKAHGLVDGIKYEKIGESACYEQQLFMEEELKGYLEQNMLEVKKGIYSHVVYDSSVESAFAQDLEKNEAVKLYAKLPSWFKIDTSLGSYNPDWAIFLNIADQEKLYFVVETKGSLFAEDLRQSEIDKIKCGKAHFLALDKGLRFEKVSKLEELFEQT; translated from the coding sequence GTGATTGATTTATTTAAAGGAATGGAGCGTTGCACTTCTTCTTTTACCATGCCTCAAGCATCTACTTATGACTCTTTTGGTAGGCAAAGATTTGATTTTAGTTCTCAAGGTTTGGCAAATCGCCTCACTTTAACAGCAGATGAATTATTAGCTAGCTTACAGCAAGCCCAACAAAAATATGGATTAAAGCCCACTGAAAATCTCAATAAAAATAGCCTCCACTATACCGTTGAAATGGAAACAGGTACCGGTAAAACCTATGTATATTTACGGACTATTTACGAATTATATGCCACCTATGGCATGACCAAGTTTATTATTGTGGTGCCTTCTATTGCGATTAAGGAGGGAGTAAAGAAAACCATTGAAATAACTCGGGAGCATTTCATAAGCCTTTATAAAGAAACTCGCTGTGATGCTTTTATTTATGACTCAGGTAATTTAGAGCAAGTTCGTAATTTTGCCGAATCTAGCCATATTCAAATCATGGTGATTAATATTGATGCTTTTCGTAAAAGCTTTACCGATCCTAGCCAAGAAGAAACGAAAGCTAATATTATTCACCGTACTCATGATCGGTTAGAGGGATTAAAACCCATTGATCTGATTGCTCAAACTCATCCAGTGGTCATTATAGTAGATACCACCCCAAAATCAGCAGAAGCTATTGGCTCTTTACATCCTCTTTTTACCCTGCGTTATTCAGCTACCCATCGGGATCAGCATTTACCTATATATAAACTTGATGCAGTGGATGCATATCAAAAAAAGTTAGTAAAACAAATTGCAGTGCTGTCCGTGTTATCTCAAGACGATCATAATCGTGCCTATATTAAGCTACTTGATACTCGTAATAGTCGTGGCGTTTGCGAAGCTCAAGTGGAATATGATAGTGCAACAAAAACAGGAAAAGTAAAGCGAGACAAAAAGTGGCTCAAACAAGGTGCTGATTTATATGAACTGACCAAACGAGATTTATATGAAGGCTATATTATTAAAGATATAAACGTACAGCCCGGCGATGAATGGATTGATTTTACCTCAAAACCAGAGATAATCACCTTAGGTCAAAGTATTGGCAGTAGTGATGATTTAGCTTTAAAGCGACTACAAATTCGCAGTACTATCGAAACCCATCTGGATCGGGAATTACAGCTTAATCCTAAAGGTATTAAAGTACTGTCCCTATTTTTTATTGATAAAGTTGTCAATTACCGTGCTTATGATCCAGCAGGTAATCTTTGCTTAGGGAGCTATGGGAAAATATTTGAGGAAGAATATTTAAAAATAAGCCAGCACCTTAAATATCAATCCTTATTTAAAGAAATAGCTATAAACCAAATCCATGATGGTTATTTTGCTATCGATAAAAAAAAGAAAGCAAAAGATACCAAAGGGAATACTCAGGACGACGAATCAGCATATGACTTAATCATGAAAGATAAGGAACGGCTATTGAGTATGGAAGAACCTTTGCGGTTTATTTTCTCCCATTCCGCTCTACGAGAAGGATGGGATAATCCTAATGTATTTCAAATCTGCACCTTAAATGAAACGGGCTCCACCATCAAAAAACGCCAAGAAATTGGTCGTGGGCTACGGTTAGCAGTAGATCAGAGTGGTTTAAGGGTATCAGATAATAATTTTAATATTAATACCCTGACCGTGATTGCCAATGAGTCCTATGAATCGTTTGCTGAGCAACTTCAAAAGGAAATTGAAGAAGAAGGCAGTATTAAATTTGGGATAATAGAGTCTCATACTTTTGCCAATCTAGCAATCAGTGCTGATGGAGAGGAAATTGATTACTTAGGCACAGAACGCTCTGAACAACTATGGGATCACTTTAAAAAGAAAGGATTAATTAATGCTGAGGGTAAAATCCAAGATTCTTTAAAAATAAGGTTAAGGGACAATACTTTGTGCCATGAGTTACCTGAGGATTTACAAAAATTTGCCCCCGAGATCACTACCCTACTGCAAAAAATTGCTGGCGGATTAGAAATTAAAGATGCTCGCAAATACTTTACCGCTACACCTAAAAAAGAGGTGATTCTTGGTGAGGATTTTACTCAACTTTGGGATCGGATTAAGTATAAAACGACTTACCAAGTGGATTTTGATCTCAGTAAGCTGATTATAGATTGTGCAACCGAGCTACAACAGAGGGTAATCAGTAAGCCTAAACTCACTACTCAGCTAAGTGAAATTGAAATAAAACGTAGCGGTGTCCATGGTAAAGGAATTAGAGAGGATCTACAAACCTATGATATTCAATACGAAAATCTACCTGATATATTAAGTTATTTGCAAAATGAAACTCAGCTAACCCGTAAAACCTTAGTCAATATTTTAATTAAAAGTGAAAAATTAGCTGATTTTAAGAAAAATCCTCAGAAATTTACTGAAAATATTTTGCACATTATTCAGCGGAAAAAAGCCCATGGGTTAGTAGATGGGATTAAATACGAGAAAATTGGAGAAAGTGCTTGCTATGAGCAGCAGCTTTTTATGGAAGAAGAGTTAAAAGGTTATCTTGAGCAAAATATGCTTGAAGTAAAAAAAGGAATTTATAGCCATGTTGTCTACGATTCAAGTGTTGAATCAGCCTTTGCCCAAGATTTAGAAAAAAATGAAGCGGTGAAACTATATGCTAAGCTTCCTAGCTGGTTTAAAATTGATACTTCACTTGGTAGCTACAATCCTGATTGGGCAATTTTTTTAAACATCGCTGATCAAGAAAAACTCTATTTTGTGGTAGAAACTAAAGGAAGTCTTTTTGCTGAAGATCTACGGCAATCAGAAATAGATAAGATTAAATGCGGAAAAGCCCATTTTTTAGCCCTAGATAAGGGGTTGCGATTTGAAAAGGTAAGTAAGCTGGAAGAATTATTCGAGCAGACTTAG